The Thioalkalivibrio thiocyanodenitrificans ARhD 1 nucleotide sequence CGGACAACGTGGCGGCGAGCGAACTGCGGCTGATTGCCTCGCTGAGCAGCAAGATGGGCAGCATGGCGGACAACGGCTCGGGCGGAGCGTACATCTACCGCAGCGGCAAGGCGGCGCTCAACGCGGTCATGAAGAGCGCCGCCATCGACCTCGCGCCCAGGGGTATCACCGCCGTGGTACTGCATCCGGGCTGGGTGCGCACCGCCATGGGCGGACCCCACGGCGAGATCGACGCCGAGACCTCCGCCCGTCGCATGCGTGAACTTCTGGCAAGGGTGGCACCGGACGACGCCGGAAGTTTCTTTGACATCGACGGCAGCATCATCCCCTGGTAACCGGCGCCGGTGGCCGTGTTCCCGCCGCGCCGCCGCAACCGTTACCGGTAGACGAGCATCATGTGGAAAGCGAGGACCTCGTGTACGGCCACCGCATCCGGCCCGAAGGGCAGCTCAGGATTGGTGAAACGGACCTTCTCGCGCCCGACGTACTCCAGACCGCCGTCGATCCGCCAACGGCCCGCAAGCCGATAACCGAGGCCGAGGGTGTAGGTGTGCCGCGCGATGGCAGCCAGCAGGGGGTTCATGTGCTGCTCGGGGACCGGGTTGCGCCCGTAGTTGTAGCCGGCCCGGAGAATCAGCTTGTCGGACCAGTCGTAGGCCATGCCCAGCGCGATCACATACTGGTCCCGCCAGTTCATGTCGGACTCCGCCGCGAGGACCGGGGGAGCGTCGGGATCGTCCGGCGCGGCCGCCGTCAGCGTGGTGCGCTTGACGGCCTTCGACCAGTCCAGCCAGTTCAGCTCCGCGGCGGTGAGCAACCGCGGGGTGGGCCGGAAGGCGACACCCACGCCCAGTTCCCGAGGCAGATCGGTCCCCGTCGCGCGCACGTCCCGATAGGTCACCTTGCCCAGACCCAGGGCGCTGAAATCCGAGGTGAGCGTGCCGCCGTTCATGGACAGGTCCACACCGGACGTGTAGGCGAGCCCCAGCGAGACCCGCTCCGAGGGCGTGATCATGGCGCCCAGCTTGAACCCCGGTGTCAGCACGTCCATGTCGCGCAGCGCATAGCCGAAGAAGCCCTCCTCCGGCGCGCCCCCCTCATGCACCGAGGTGTCGGGAAAGATCCGCTGGTTCAGGTCGGCGTAGAAGAGCGAAACGCTGCCGCCCAGCGCCACCGTCGGGGTGGCCTGCCAGGCGAGCCCGGTGGTCAGTTTCGCGATGCGGAAGGCGGCCGAGAGCTCGTCCTCCGTACCGAAGGCGGTGGTGAGATTGCGGAAATCGTTGCCCGCGCCCCCCTGGGCAAACAGCCCGATACCCACGGTCACGGGACGATCAGGCAGACGGCGGGCATATCCCAGGCTGCCCAGCAGGATGTTGCGATTGGAGACCTCCGCATCGTTGCCGAAGCCGTCCCGGTGGCGCACATCCAGGGCATGGGCCACGGTGTGATGCATGTCCATCTGCCGGTCGGCGATCCGCATCAGGCCGGCGGGGTTGGTGTTGAGGGCGCTGGTGTCGCGGGCCACCGCCAGGTCGGCCCCGCCCATGGTGATGGACTCCGCGCCGAAACCGATCAGGTTCAGACCGTTATTCGCCGCGACCGGAGTCGCCAGGCACAGCACAAGGGTGGCCGCAACGACGGCCGGGATCGGGCGCCTCGTCATCGGGGGATTCGCCTGTAATTGATGGAAAGGGATGGACCGCGGGCATTATTGTCGGTTTTTCTTACAGGATCCAGCCCGCATACTCACCACCGTTCACAGTGAAGGCATCGGGATGCCGCCTTGACGGGGTGCACCGGGCGAAGGGCAACGCATCGCCCGGGGGACCGGGCTCGTACGGAATCAAACACGGACCTTCATTCATCCTTCCCCCTTCATCCTTCATCCTTCCCCCTTCTTCCCCCCCACCCAACTCACCCGGTAGAGGTCCAGCCGCCGGTCGTGCAGGTTGCGTACGCTGCCATGCTCGCGCAGATCCTTCAGATTGTGCAGATCCAGGTCCACGATGAGGGTCATCTCGGTGTTGGGGGTGGCCTCGGCGGCGATGCAGTCGTGGGGGAAGGAGAAATCCGAGGGGGTGAACACCGCCGCCTGGGCATACTGCATGTCCATGTTCTCCACCCGGGGCAGGTTGCCCACGCTGCCGGAGATGACCACGTAGCACTCGTTCTCGATGGCGCGGGCCTGGGCGCAGCGGCGTACCCGCAGGTAGGCGTTCTTGGTGTCCGTCCAGAAGGGCACGAACAGGATCTGCAGGCCCTGATCGGCCATCAGCCTCGGCAGCTCCGGAAATTCCACGTCGTAGCAGATGAGGATGCCGATCTTGCCGAAATCGGTCTCGAACACCCGCACCTGATCGCCGCCCTGCATGCCCCAGTAGGACTGCTCGTCCGGGGTCGTATGCACCTTGTACTGCTTGTCCCAGGTGCCGTCGCGCCGGCACAGATAGGACACGTTGAGCAGGGCCTGGCCCTCGTATTCCGGCATGCTCCCGGCAATGATATTGACGTTGTAGGCCAGCGCCAGGCGCACCAGTTCCTGGCGGACAGGTTCGGTGTACTCCGCCAGGTGACGTATGGCCTCGGCGGGGTTCTCCTGGTTGAACTGGACCATGAGCGGTCCGTTAAAGAACTCGGGGAAAAGAATCACGTCGGCCTGATAACCGGAGACCGCGTCGACGAAATACTCCAGCTGCTGGAAGAGGTCATCGAGGCTTGGCATCGGCCGCATCTGCCACTGCACGGCACCCACCCGCACCGTCTGCTTGGCGCCGCCGATCAGTTTCTCCTTCTCCTCGTAGTAGATGTTGATCCACTCGATGAGCGTGGCGTAGGCCCGGGACTCCGTGTCATCGGGCATGTAACCCGTGATGATCCGGCGCACGTGGAAATCGTTGGAGAGTTGGAAGGTCAGAATGGGATCATAGAGCTCCTTGTTCTTCACCTGCTCCACGTACTGCTGGGGCGTCATGCTTTGCCGGTACTCCGCGTAGCCGGGGATGCGCCCGCCGGCCACGATCCGGCGCAGGTTGAGCTTCTCGCACAGTTCCTTGCGGGCATCGTACAGCCGCCGGCCCAGGCGCATGCCCTGGTAGTCGGGATGGACGAAGACATCCACCCCGTAGAGCGTGTCGCCGTTCGGGTCGTGGGTGGTGAGATAACCATTTCCGGTGATGGCCTTGTAGTTGTGACGATCACCCCAGCGGTCGTAATCGACGATCATGCTGATGGCCGCGGCCACCAGCCGGCCGTTGTCCTCGATGCAGATCTGCCCCTCCGGAAAACGGGAGATCTGTGACTCGAACTGCTCCCGGCTCCACGACCCGTCCAGTACCCGGTAGACCTTCTCCATGATCTCGTGCACGGCCTCGTAGTCCTCGGGCCGGGTGTTACGAAGTTTCAGGCGGTGTTCGTCGGCCTGAACGGTGTCGTCGGTGTCATCGACCATGGGCAAACCTCTTGCGGGGGCGGGGACAGTTCAGCATGGTTGAAACAGGGATGAGAGGAGACGAGAAGCATGACCCCAGTCACGGGCCACCACGGCAACCGCATGGGCACGCTTCGCTTTGCCCATCCTACGGGATACAGTGCAGACCGTAGGATGGGTCAAGCGAAGCGGACCCATGCCGACCGGATAGTGACGAGTGACGACATCAGAACTGCGCTGCCATTTGTCACTCGTCACTGACGCATCGACCATCAATGTCTCGCCGGGCGGGTTGCCATGCTCTCAGCATAGCACTGCGACGGAGAGGGGTGAGGGGTGAGGGGGAAGGCGCAGGTACGCTTCACGCCTCACGCCTCACGCCTCACGCCTCACTCACCAATCAGTCTTCCGGCTCATACCCCAGGTTCGGCGCAAGCCAACGCTCGGCTTCGGTGGGCTTCATGCCCTTGCGCCTGGCATAGTCGGCGACCTGGTCGCGGTTGACCTTGCCCACGTTGAAGTACCTGGCCTCGGGGTGGGCGAAGTACCAGCCGGAGACGGCGGCGGTGGGCAGCATGGCGAAGCTCTCGGTGATGCGCATGCCGGCATTCTCCACGGGATCGAGCAGCTCCCAGAGCAGACCCTTCTCCGTGTGTTCCGGGCAGGCGGGATAGCCGGGCGCGGGCCGGATCCCCTGGTACTTCTCCTTGATCAGGGATTCGTTGTCCAGCGCCTCGTCCGGCGCGTAGCCCCAGAACTCCCGGCGCACCCGCTCATGCATGCGCTCGGCCAGAGCCTCGGCCAGGCGGTCGGCGAGCGCCTTGAGCATGATGGCGTGATAATCATCATGAGCCTCCTCGAAGCGCTTCACATGCTCGTCGATGCCGATGCCGGCGGTCACCGCGAAGCCGCCCAGGTAATCGGGGATGGCCGTGTCCCGCGGCGCGACGAAATCCGCCAGGCACTGGTTGGGACCCTTGCCCCGTCGCTCGGTCTGCTGACGCAGGTGATGCAGGCGCATGAGCGGCTGCTTGCGGTCTTCGTCCCTGTAGAGCTCGATGTCGTCGGTCTCGACACTGTTGGCCGGGAAGAAGCCAATGACGCCGCGCGCCTTCAGCCAGCCCTCGCCGATGATCCTGTCCAGCATGGCGGTGGCATCCTTGAAGAGCTTCTTCGCCTCCTCGCCCACCACTTCGTCCTCGAAGATGCGCGGGTATGCGGCATGCAGTTCCCAGGCGTGGAAGAAGGGTGTCCAGTCGATGTAATCCTTGAGCTCCTCAAGCGGATAATCGTCGAAGCGGATAACCACGCTGTCGGGGCCGTAGGGGTGCAGCACGGTGATGCCGTCGCCGGCGGGCTCCGAATCCAGGACCCTGGGGCGCGGCGGCTCATAGCCTTGCCAGTCGATGGGGGCACGGTTCTCACGCGCCTGTTCCAGGGTCAGCCACTTCTGGGTCTTCTGCCGCCCGGCGTGATTGACCCGAACCTCCTCGTAGTCGGCACGGATCCCGGCCACATAGTCGTCGCGGGTACTTTCGCTGATCAGATTCTGCACCACGCCCACGGCCCGGGAGGCATCCTTCACCCACACGGTGGGGCCGGAATAATGGGGCTCGATCTTCACCGCCGTATGGGAACGGGACGTGGTGGCACCGCCGATGAGCAGCGGCAGTTTCATGCTGAGGCGCTCCATCTCCTTGGCCATGTGGGACATCTCCTCAAGGGAAGGCGTAATCAGGCCTGAAAGGCCGATCACGTCCACGTCCTGCTCCACGGCCGTGTCCAGGATCTTCTGCGCGGGCACCATCACCCCCAGGTCGATGACCTGGAAGTTGTTGCATTGGAGCACCACGCCGACGATGTTCTTGCCGATATCGTGCACATCACCCTTCACCGTGGCCATGAGCACCTTGCCGTTGGGGCGGTCGCCTTCCTTCTTGAGCGCCTCGATGAACGGGATCAGGTGGGCCACGGCCTTCTTCATCACCCGGGCGGACTTGACCACCTGGGGCAGGAACATCCGGCCGTCACCGAACAGGTCGCCCACCACGTTCATGCCGTCCATGAGAGGGCCCTCGATCACCTTGATGGGGTGGTCGACCTGCTGGCGCGCCTCCTCGGCATCCTCCACCACGTGGGCGTCGATGCCCTTGACCAGGGCATGCGCCAGACGCTTTTCAACGGGCAGGGAGCGCCATTCCAGATCCTCGGCCTTTGCCTCGCCGCCCTCACCGCGGTAGCGCTCGGCGGCCTCCAGCAGGCGCTCGGTCGCATCCTCGCGGCGGTTCAGCACCACGTCCTCGACCAGTTCGCGAAGCTCGGGATCCACCTCGTCATAGACCGCCAGCTGGCCGGCGTTGACGATGCCCATATCCATGCCCGCATGAATGGCGTGGTACAGGAACACCGCGTGAATCGCCTCACGCACCCGCTCATTTCCGCGGAACGAGAACGACACGTTGGACACGCCGCCGGAGACCAGGGCGTGGGGCAGCGTCTTCTTGATCTCGCGGGTGGCCTCGATGAAATCCACGCCATAGTTGTTGTGCTCCTCGATGCCCGTGGCGATGGCGAAGATGTTCGGGTCGAAGATGATGTCCTCCGCCGGGAAGCCCACCTGCTCGGTGAGGATGCGATAGGCGCGCTGACAGATCTCCACCTTGCGTTCCTTGGTGTCCGCCTGCCCTTGCTCGTCAAAGGCCATGACGATCACCGCGGCGCCGTACCGGCGCACCAGCTTCGCGTGCTCGATGAAGGTCTCCTCGCCTTCCTTCATGGAGATCGAGTTCACCACGCCCTTGCCCTGGATGCACTTGAGCCCCGCCTCGATCACCTCCCACTTGGAGGAATCGATCATCACCGGCACCCTGGAGATATCCGGTTCCGAGGCCATGAGATTCAGAAACCGCACCATGGCCGCCTTGGAATCCAGCATGCCCTCGTCCATGTTCACGTCGATGATCTGGGCTCCGTTCTCCACCTGGCTCGCGGCCACCTCGAGCGCCGTCTCGTAGTCGCCGTCCTTGATGAGGCGCTTGAACCGGGCGCTGCCGGTGACGTTGGTGCGCTCGCCCACGTTGACGAACAGGGACTCCGCGTCGATGTTGCAGGGCTCGAGCCCCGACAGCCGGCAGGCGGGCACGGTCTCCGGGACCGTGCGCGGGGTGATGTCGGCCACCGCATCGGCAATGGCGCGGATGTGGGGCGGCGTGGTGCCGCAGCAGCCGCCCACGATATTGAGGAAGCCGGACTCCGCCCATTCACGGATATGCACGGCCATCTGTTCCGGACTCAGGTCGTATTCGCCGAACTCGTTGGGCAGGCCCGCGTTGGGATGGGCGGAGACATGGCAGTCGGCCAGGCGGGACAGCTCCTCCACGTACGCCCGCAGTTCCTTGGGCCCCAGGGCGCAGTTGAGACCGAAAGAAAACGGCCGTGCATGGCGCAGGCTGTTCCAGAAGGCCTCGGTGACCTGCCCGGTGAGGGTGCGCCCGGAGGCGTCGGTGATGGTGCCGGAGATCATCACCGGCAGACGCTGGCCGGTCTCGTCGAACAGGGTCTCGACCGCGAACACTGCCGCCTTGGCGTTCAGGGTGTCGAACACGGTCTCGATGAGCAGCAGGTCCGCACCGCCCTCGATGAGCGCCTCGGCCGCCTCGCGATAGGACGCCACCAGCGTGTCGAAGTCCACGTTGCGAAAACCCGGATCGTTCACGTCGGGGGAAATGCTGGCGGTGCGGTTGGTGGGGCCCAGCACCCCGGCCACGAAGCGGGGCTTGGCCGGGTCCTTTGCGGTCCAGGCGTCCGCGGCCTCCCGGGCGATGCGCGCAGCCTCCCGGTTGATCTCCGGGACCATGTCCTCCATGGCATAATCAGCCATGGCGACGCGGGTGGCATTGAAGGTGTTGGTCTCGACGATATCCGCGCCGGCCTCCAGGTACTGGCCATGGATCTCGGCGATGATCTCCGGGCGCGTGAGCACCAGCAGGTCGTTATTGCCTTTCAGGTCGATGTTCCAGTCCGCGAAACGTTCCCCGCGGTAATCCTGCTCCTGCAGTTCATAGCCCTGGATCATGGTGCCCATGGCACCATCCAGGATCAGAATGTGGTCCTTGATGCGGGTTTCGAGCAGGCGGATGCGATCGTCAGTCATGGGGTCTGGAACCGTAGGTTGCAAGCGGATAAGCCGCCTATTTTAGCATGGCAGCCCGATTCACCCCCGGTGCACCCCCCCGCGAGCGAGCCGCCAAGCGGCTCCCGCCAGACTTGACACGGGTCGGCATCGGGCGGATATCACCCCGCAATGCAGTGGTCCAGGAGCCCTTGATCAAGAGGGACCATGGATGTCCGTATCGCCGGTCCGGGACACGGCTCCCTTGTATCCTGAATCCCGGTTCCCGAATACTGTTCCCCATGCGCACCGACACCGCCCCCCTGCATTTCTATGTGACGCCGCCCGAGCCCTGCCCGTACCTGGCGGACCGGCAGATGGTGAGCGCCTTTGCCGATCCCAGGGCTCCGATGAATGCAGGACTCTATGGCCGCCTGGCGCAGGTGGGCTTTCGCCGCAGCGGCCGGCACGTGTATCGTCATCAATGTCCCCATTGCCGGGCCTGCGTGCCGGTTCGCGTGCCCGTGGAGGCCTTCGAACCCAACCGCGCCCAGCGCCGCGTATGGCGTCGCAATACAGACCTGGAAATGAACTGTATCAAGCCCGCCCCCCGGGAGGAGCACTTCGAACTCTACCGCCGCTATGTGAATACCCGTCATCCGGGCGGCGGCATGGACGACCCCTCTCCCACGGACTACTGGCGCTTCATCGACTCGGATTGGTCGGACACGGACCTGGTGGAGTTTCGCCTGCACGGGCGGCTCGTGTGCGTGGTGGTGTGCGACCGGCTGCCGGATGGCCTGTCCGCCGTCTACACGTTTTTCGACCCGGCGGATGCCGCGCGCAGCCCCGGCACCCACGCCATCCTGTGGCAGATTGCCGAGGCCCGCCGCCTGGGGCTACCCTACGTGTACCTGGGCTACTGGATCGCGCAAAGCCCCAAGATGGCATACAAGACCGCCTTCCGCCCGGTGGAGGGGCTGCGGGACGGGGTTTGGGGGGTGTTGTGAAAGGCAGCGAGCGGGATGAACAGGGTCAGGACAGAACTTCCGGAAGGTTGCCCACCGGCGGCAGCATCTTTCCTGGCTCCTCGACGTTCCCGGTGGATTCGATCATCACAATGGGCATCTGCGCGATAACCCCACCCCGCGTGTGTAGGAGCCCGGTCCTCCGGGCGAATGGGGTTTGGTTCGGGCAGGATCGCCCAGGGGACTGGGCTCCTACGGGGTTTGTGACACCACCGGCCCTGTAGGAGCCCACACCCGTGGGCGATGGGCCAAGCTCCGGCATCGCCCGGAGGACCGGGCTCCTACACGCGGCCTTGATCCCGCCCGTCCCGTCCATGGGCATGGTTCTGATTGACGCAGCCCGCTAACCCGCGAGCGACTCCAGGGCCCGGGCGTGCAGCGCCGGGGTGGCGGCGGCAAGCACGCTGGTGGTGTCGAGGGTCAGTGCGCGGCCTTCCAGGTCCGTAAAAACCCCGCCGGCCTCCCGCACGATCACCGCGAGGGCGGCGATGTCCAGGATGTTCACGTCGGATTCGATCACCAGATCGATGCGCCCGGACGCCAGCAGGTGGTAGTGGTAGAAGTCCCCGTAACCCCGGGTGCGGTTCACCTGGCGCACGATCCGTGCGAGCCCGTCCCAGCCCTGGCCCGCGGCAAGCGTCTGGATATTGCCCACCGACAGGGTGGCGTCGG carries:
- a CDS encoding OmpP1/FadL family transporter; amino-acid sequence: MTRRPIPAVVAATLVLCLATPVAANNGLNLIGFGAESITMGGADLAVARDTSALNTNPAGLMRIADRQMDMHHTVAHALDVRHRDGFGNDAEVSNRNILLGSLGYARRLPDRPVTVGIGLFAQGGAGNDFRNLTTAFGTEDELSAAFRIAKLTTGLAWQATPTVALGGSVSLFYADLNQRIFPDTSVHEGGAPEEGFFGYALRDMDVLTPGFKLGAMITPSERVSLGLAYTSGVDLSMNGGTLTSDFSALGLGKVTYRDVRATGTDLPRELGVGVAFRPTPRLLTAAELNWLDWSKAVKRTTLTAAAPDDPDAPPVLAAESDMNWRDQYVIALGMAYDWSDKLILRAGYNYGRNPVPEQHMNPLLAAIARHTYTLGLGYRLAGRWRIDGGLEYVGREKVRFTNPELPFGPDAVAVHEVLAFHMMLVYR
- a CDS encoding GNAT family N-acetyltransferase, which gives rise to MVDDTDDTVQADEHRLKLRNTRPEDYEAVHEIMEKVYRVLDGSWSREQFESQISRFPEGQICIEDNGRLVAAAISMIVDYDRWGDRHNYKAITGNGYLTTHDPNGDTLYGVDVFVHPDYQGMRLGRRLYDARKELCEKLNLRRIVAGGRIPGYAEYRQSMTPQQYVEQVKNKELYDPILTFQLSNDFHVRRIITGYMPDDTESRAYATLIEWINIYYEEKEKLIGGAKQTVRVGAVQWQMRPMPSLDDLFQQLEYFVDAVSGYQADVILFPEFFNGPLMVQFNQENPAEAIRHLAEYTEPVRQELVRLALAYNVNIIAGSMPEYEGQALLNVSYLCRRDGTWDKQYKVHTTPDEQSYWGMQGGDQVRVFETDFGKIGILICYDVEFPELPRLMADQGLQILFVPFWTDTKNAYLRVRRCAQARAIENECYVVISGSVGNLPRVENMDMQYAQAAVFTPSDFSFPHDCIAAEATPNTEMTLIVDLDLHNLKDLREHGSVRNLHDRRLDLYRVSWVGGKKGEG
- the metH gene encoding methionine synthase, with translation MTDDRIRLLETRIKDHILILDGAMGTMIQGYELQEQDYRGERFADWNIDLKGNNDLLVLTRPEIIAEIHGQYLEAGADIVETNTFNATRVAMADYAMEDMVPEINREAARIAREAADAWTAKDPAKPRFVAGVLGPTNRTASISPDVNDPGFRNVDFDTLVASYREAAEALIEGGADLLLIETVFDTLNAKAAVFAVETLFDETGQRLPVMISGTITDASGRTLTGQVTEAFWNSLRHARPFSFGLNCALGPKELRAYVEELSRLADCHVSAHPNAGLPNEFGEYDLSPEQMAVHIREWAESGFLNIVGGCCGTTPPHIRAIADAVADITPRTVPETVPACRLSGLEPCNIDAESLFVNVGERTNVTGSARFKRLIKDGDYETALEVAASQVENGAQIIDVNMDEGMLDSKAAMVRFLNLMASEPDISRVPVMIDSSKWEVIEAGLKCIQGKGVVNSISMKEGEETFIEHAKLVRRYGAAVIVMAFDEQGQADTKERKVEICQRAYRILTEQVGFPAEDIIFDPNIFAIATGIEEHNNYGVDFIEATREIKKTLPHALVSGGVSNVSFSFRGNERVREAIHAVFLYHAIHAGMDMGIVNAGQLAVYDEVDPELRELVEDVVLNRREDATERLLEAAERYRGEGGEAKAEDLEWRSLPVEKRLAHALVKGIDAHVVEDAEEARQQVDHPIKVIEGPLMDGMNVVGDLFGDGRMFLPQVVKSARVMKKAVAHLIPFIEALKKEGDRPNGKVLMATVKGDVHDIGKNIVGVVLQCNNFQVIDLGVMVPAQKILDTAVEQDVDVIGLSGLITPSLEEMSHMAKEMERLSMKLPLLIGGATTSRSHTAVKIEPHYSGPTVWVKDASRAVGVVQNLISESTRDDYVAGIRADYEEVRVNHAGRQKTQKWLTLEQARENRAPIDWQGYEPPRPRVLDSEPAGDGITVLHPYGPDSVVIRFDDYPLEELKDYIDWTPFFHAWELHAAYPRIFEDEVVGEEAKKLFKDATAMLDRIIGEGWLKARGVIGFFPANSVETDDIELYRDEDRKQPLMRLHHLRQQTERRGKGPNQCLADFVAPRDTAIPDYLGGFAVTAGIGIDEHVKRFEEAHDDYHAIMLKALADRLAEALAERMHERVRREFWGYAPDEALDNESLIKEKYQGIRPAPGYPACPEHTEKGLLWELLDPVENAGMRITESFAMLPTAAVSGWYFAHPEARYFNVGKVNRDQVADYARRKGMKPTEAERWLAPNLGYEPED
- a CDS encoding arginyltransferase translates to MRTDTAPLHFYVTPPEPCPYLADRQMVSAFADPRAPMNAGLYGRLAQVGFRRSGRHVYRHQCPHCRACVPVRVPVEAFEPNRAQRRVWRRNTDLEMNCIKPAPREEHFELYRRYVNTRHPGGGMDDPSPTDYWRFIDSDWSDTDLVEFRLHGRLVCVVVCDRLPDGLSAVYTFFDPADAARSPGTHAILWQIAEARRLGLPYVYLGYWIAQSPKMAYKTAFRPVEGLRDGVWGVL